The following are encoded together in the Salvia hispanica cultivar TCC Black 2014 chromosome 6, UniMelb_Shisp_WGS_1.0, whole genome shotgun sequence genome:
- the LOC125192671 gene encoding septum-promoting GTP-binding protein 1 isoform X1, giving the protein MAIQKFHDATGKMTQLYRKIIHVNLRWSIADKVTVLRRFFRLVWQRVLVCSVRMPNSRYRRLSTRRVPSSSSPPPPNPLDSAATTSSSGSDGDDSDLVSLKISILGDCEIGKTSFVVKYVGDEEERKSLQMKGLNLMDKTLQIRGARIAFRIWDVGGDNKSLHQVPIACKDAVAILLMFDLTSRCTLNSIIGWYSEARKWNQQTAIPILIGTKFDDFVQLPPDIQWAVITQARAYAKAMKATLFFSSSTHNINVNKIFKFIMAKLFNLPWDVQRNLTVGEPIIDF; this is encoded by the exons ATGGCTATTCAGAAATTCCACGACGCCACCggaaaaatgactcagctCTACCGGAAAATCATCCACGTCAACCTCCGCTGGAGCATCGCCGACAAAGTCACCGTCCTCCGCCGCTTCTTCCGCCTCGTATGGCAGAGAGTCCTCGTCTGCTCCGTCAGGATGCCTAATTCTCGATACCGCCGCCTCTCCACCAGAAGAGTCCCCTCCTCCtcttctcctcctccgccgAATCCCCTCGATTCCGCCGCTACGACGTCGTCCAGCGGCAGCGACGGCGACGATTCCGATTTAGTCTCGTTGAAGATCAGTATATTGGGGGATTGCGAGATTGGGAAAACTAGTTTTGTG GTGAAATATGTTGGAGATGAGGAGGAGAGGAAGAGCTTGCAGATGAAGGGGCTGAATTTGATGGATAAAACCCTGCAAATTAGAGGCGCAAGGATTGCTTTCAGAATTTGGGATGTTGGAG GTGATAACAAGTCATTACACCAAGTTCCAATTGCTTGCAAAGATGCTGTAGCTATTCTTCTCATGTTTGATCTCACCAGTAGATGCACTCTAAACAG TATAATTGGATGGTACAGTGAAGCAAGAAAGTGGAATCAG CAGACTGCAATTCCAATATTGATTGGGACTAAGTTTGATGATTTTGTGCAACTTCCACCTGATATTCAATGGGCTGTCATTACTCAG GCACGGGCGTATGCGAAGGCGATGAAAGCGACGCTGTTTTTTTCGAGCTCAACACATAACATCAATGTAAACAAGATCTTCAAGTTCATAATGGCGAAACTCTTCAATTTGCCATGGGATGTTCAGAGAAACTTGACTGTTGGTGAACCCATCATTGACttttaa
- the LOC125192671 gene encoding septum-promoting GTP-binding protein 1 isoform X2 yields MAIQKFHDATGKMTQLYRKIIHVNLRWSIADKVTVLRRFFRLVWQRVLVCSVRMPNSRYRRLSTRRVPSSSSPPPPNPLDSAATTSSSGSDGDDSDLVSLKISILGDCEIGKTSFVVKYVGDEEERKSLQMKGLNLMDKTLQIRGARIAFRIWDVGGDNKSLHQVPIACKDAVAILLMFDLTSRCTLNSIIGWYSEARKWNQTAIPILIGTKFDDFVQLPPDIQWAVITQARAYAKAMKATLFFSSSTHNINVNKIFKFIMAKLFNLPWDVQRNLTVGEPIIDF; encoded by the exons ATGGCTATTCAGAAATTCCACGACGCCACCggaaaaatgactcagctCTACCGGAAAATCATCCACGTCAACCTCCGCTGGAGCATCGCCGACAAAGTCACCGTCCTCCGCCGCTTCTTCCGCCTCGTATGGCAGAGAGTCCTCGTCTGCTCCGTCAGGATGCCTAATTCTCGATACCGCCGCCTCTCCACCAGAAGAGTCCCCTCCTCCtcttctcctcctccgccgAATCCCCTCGATTCCGCCGCTACGACGTCGTCCAGCGGCAGCGACGGCGACGATTCCGATTTAGTCTCGTTGAAGATCAGTATATTGGGGGATTGCGAGATTGGGAAAACTAGTTTTGTG GTGAAATATGTTGGAGATGAGGAGGAGAGGAAGAGCTTGCAGATGAAGGGGCTGAATTTGATGGATAAAACCCTGCAAATTAGAGGCGCAAGGATTGCTTTCAGAATTTGGGATGTTGGAG GTGATAACAAGTCATTACACCAAGTTCCAATTGCTTGCAAAGATGCTGTAGCTATTCTTCTCATGTTTGATCTCACCAGTAGATGCACTCTAAACAG TATAATTGGATGGTACAGTGAAGCAAGAAAGTGGAATCAG ACTGCAATTCCAATATTGATTGGGACTAAGTTTGATGATTTTGTGCAACTTCCACCTGATATTCAATGGGCTGTCATTACTCAG GCACGGGCGTATGCGAAGGCGATGAAAGCGACGCTGTTTTTTTCGAGCTCAACACATAACATCAATGTAAACAAGATCTTCAAGTTCATAATGGCGAAACTCTTCAATTTGCCATGGGATGTTCAGAGAAACTTGACTGTTGGTGAACCCATCATTGACttttaa
- the LOC125193186 gene encoding zinc transporter 1-like produces the protein MSSPQSITLTSLLLLALLLPKVSADCGAQDDDQSARRDQAAALRYKLAAIASILCAGAIGVSLPILGRRFAVLRPENDVFFMIKAFAAGVILATGFVHILPDAFRKLSSPCLGLNPWGEFPFAGFVAMMAAIGTLAIDTLATSFYSRSQKSKLATVVVVDDDEETANSGDVHVHTHSMHGHAHGSGASDLVRQRIVSQVLEVGVVVHSVIIGVSLGASESAATVKPLLAALSFHQFFEGIGLGGCISQAKFKSATTAIMMMFFSVTTPIGIGAGIGIASVYEENSRSALIVEGILNSASAGILVYMALVDLLAADFMNPRMQSNVRLQLGSHISLLLGAGCMSFLARWV, from the exons ATGAGCTCCCCCCAATCCATAACCCTAACatctctcctcctcctcgctCTCCTCCTTCCAAAGGTTTCCGCCGACTGTGGCGCCCAGGACGACGACCAATCAGCGCGCCGCGACCAGGCCGCCGCGCTCAGGTACAAGCTCGCCGCAATCGCTTCCATCCTCTGCGCCGGCGCGATCGGCGTCAGCCTCCCGATCCTCGGCCGCCGATTCGCCGTGCTCCGGCCGGAAAACGACGTCTTCTTCATGATCAAGGCCTTCGCGGCCGGCGTGATCCTCGCCACCGGCTTCGTCCACATCCTCCCCGACGCATTCCGCAAGCTCTCCTCCCCCTGCCTCGGCCTCAACCCGTGGGGAGAGTTCCCCTTCGCCGGATTCGTCGCGATGATGGCGGCGATCGGCACGCTCGCCATAGACACCCTCGCCACCAGCTTCTACAGTCGCTCGCAGAAATCGAAGCTCGCGACCGTCGTCGTCGTCGACGACGACGAGGAGACGGCGAATTCCGGCGACGTCCACGTGCACACGCATTCGATGCACGGCCACGCGCACGGATCGGGCGCGTCAGATCTAGTCCGGCAGCGCATAGTATCACAGGTTCTGGAGGTAGGGGTGGTGGTGCACTCGGTGATAATCGGAGTGTCGCTGGGGGCGTCGGAGAGCGCGGCGACGGTAAAGCCGCTGCTGGCGGCGCTGTCGTTCCACCAGTTCTTCGAAGGGATAGGGCTCGGCGGTTGCATTTCTCAG GCGAAATTCAAGTCGGCAACGACGGCGATTATGATGATGTTCTTCTCGGTGACGACGCCGATAGGGATCGGAGCGGGGATTGGGATAGCGAGTGTTTATGAAGAGAACAGCCGAAGCGCTCTGATAGTGGAGGGGATATTGAATTCGGCGTCGGCGGGGATACTGGTGTACATGGCGCTGGTGGATTTGTTAGCGGCGGATTTTATGAACCCTAGGATGCAGAGTAATGTTAGGCTGCAGTTGGGATCACACATTTCGCTTCTACTTGGTGCTGGTTGTATGTCTTTTTTGGCTAGATGGGTTTGA
- the LOC125193187 gene encoding 2-dehydro-3-deoxyphosphooctonate aldolase 1, whose translation MDSSALLYNQLKAADPFFLLAGPNVIESEEHILYMAKNLKSIASKLGLPLVFKSSFDKANRTSSKSFRGPGLAEGLKILEKVKTTYDIPIVTDVHETIQCEAVGKVADIIQIPAFLCRQTDLLVAAAKTGKIINIKKGQFCAPSVMENSAEKIRLAGNENVMVCERGTMFGYNDLIVDPRNFEWLREANCPVVADITHSLQQPAGRKLEGGGVASGGLRELIPCIARTAVAVGVDGIFMEVHDDPLKAPVDGPTQWPLRHLEELLEELIAIARVSKGKKQYEIDLTPFRP comes from the exons ATGGATTCGTCAGCTCTGCTTTACAATCAGCTCAAG GCTGCGGATCCATTCTTCCTGCTGGCAGGCCCCAATGTGATTGAATCGGAGGAGCACATTCTCTACATGGCCAAAAATCTTAAATCCATCGCTTCTAA ACTTGGTTTGCCGTTGGTTTTTAAGTCGAGCTTCGACAAAGCTAATCGGACGTCGTCTAAGTCGTTTCGTGGCCCGGGTTTGGCTGAAGGATTGAAG ATCCTTGAGAAGGTGAAGACAACTTATGACATTCCAATAGTTACTGATGTGCACGAAACAATACAG TGTGAAGCTGTTGGCAAGGTTGCAGACATAATTCAGATTCCTGCTTTTTTGTGCCGACAG ACGGATCTGCTTGTAGCAGCTGCAAAGACTGggaaaattatcaatattaaGAAAGGCCAATTTTGTGCGCCTTCA GTCATGGAAAATTCTGCTGAAAAGATAAGATTGGCTGGAAATGAAAATGTTATGGTTTGTGAGAGAGGCACTATGTTTGGTTACA ATGACCTGATTGTTGATCCACGCAATTTTGAGTGGTTGAGGGAGGCCAATTGTCCTGTT GTTGCTGATATAACACACTCTCTTCAACAACCGGCTGGGAGAAAG CTTGAAGGTGGTGGTGTTGCCAGTGGTGGTCTACGCGAACTGATACCCTGCATTGCCCGGACTGCAGTTGCTGTTGGGGTTGACGGAATCTTTATGGAG GTGCATGACGACCCGCTAAAGGCACCAGTTGATGGTCCAACACAGTGG CCTCTACGTCATCTGGAGGAACTCTTGGAAGAGCTCATTGCAATTGCT CGGGTTAGCAAGGGGAAGAAACAGTATGAAATCGACCTCACTCCATTTCGGCCGTGA